From a region of the Candidatus Brocadia sp. genome:
- a CDS encoding site-2 protease family protein: MEQLTPANFFSKARIHVLLFIATFLTTYYVNGPWYSVTIMMILLSHELGHFFMCRKYHVAATMPYFLPLPFPPFGTFGAVIKMKGLIPDKRALFDIGATGPLMGLFLSIPAIIIGLNLSDVRPVPTDTSDYLGLGEPILFSFISKLVFGHLPDGMDIYLHPVAFAGWAGLFVTALNLLPIGQLDGGHILYALLGKKSAIIYRIGIFIFCVIAILVYPGWMVFAILLLIFGFRHPAPIDEVSGLDLKRKILGIILFIVFLVSFTPVPLKL; encoded by the coding sequence ATGGAACAACTTACTCCCGCAAATTTCTTTAGCAAGGCGCGCATCCACGTCTTGCTCTTTATCGCAACGTTTTTAACTACCTATTATGTAAATGGTCCCTGGTACTCTGTTACCATCATGATGATACTGCTTTCTCACGAATTAGGGCATTTTTTCATGTGTCGCAAGTATCATGTTGCCGCCACAATGCCTTATTTTCTCCCCCTTCCCTTTCCACCCTTTGGCACCTTTGGGGCGGTAATCAAAATGAAGGGGCTTATCCCCGACAAGAGGGCATTGTTTGATATCGGCGCCACAGGCCCGTTGATGGGTCTCTTCCTTTCCATCCCTGCGATTATTATCGGTTTAAACCTCTCGGACGTGCGTCCCGTACCCACCGATACCTCTGATTACCTGGGACTGGGAGAACCCATTCTGTTTTCATTTATATCGAAACTGGTGTTTGGCCATTTGCCCGATGGAATGGATATTTATCTCCACCCTGTCGCCTTTGCGGGCTGGGCAGGACTCTTTGTCACGGCGCTCAATCTGCTGCCGATTGGGCAGCTTGACGGCGGACACATCCTGTATGCCTTATTGGGCAAAAAGAGTGCGATTATCTATCGCATAGGCATCTTTATCTTTTGCGTAATAGCGATCCTGGTATATCCCGGCTGGATGGTTTTTGCCATATTGCTCCTTATCTTTGGCTTCAGACATCCGGCTCCCATCGACGAAGTCTCCGGGCTCGACCTCAAACGCAAGATACTCGGGATCATCCTGTTCATCGTGTTTTTAGTCTCCTTTACCCCGGTACCCCTGAAATTGTAA